A region from the Candidatus Zixiibacteriota bacterium genome encodes:
- the galT gene encoding galactose-1-phosphate uridylyltransferase — protein MPELRKDPIIGRWVIISTERGKRPTDFKSVTKTRNQKLCPFCSSNESSTPPEVFAIRNNGSAPNTPGWTLRVVPNKFPALKIEGDLNREGVGIFDKMNGVGAHEVIIETPDHMKDLADLEFEDFRNVLRAFRERIIELKKDSRFKYILVFKNQGELAGASLEHSHSQLIATPILPKRVMEELNGAKRYYDYKERCIYCDIIRQELNDNIRIVAANNMFIAIEPFASRFPFETWIMPRFHESNFETIRGEAIISLVSLLKETLQKLRTALNDPPYNLMIHTAPLDNYYPKEYHWHIEIIPKLVKVAGFEWGTGFYINPTTPEDAARFLNEVKPVSV, from the coding sequence TTGCCTGAATTGAGAAAAGATCCAATAATCGGAAGGTGGGTTATTATTTCTACAGAGAGAGGCAAGCGGCCTACTGATTTTAAGAGCGTAACGAAAACCAGGAACCAGAAATTATGTCCATTCTGCAGTTCAAATGAAAGTTCGACGCCGCCGGAGGTTTTTGCGATTAGAAATAACGGTTCGGCTCCTAATACGCCGGGTTGGACGCTGCGAGTGGTGCCGAATAAATTTCCAGCTTTGAAAATTGAGGGCGATTTAAACCGTGAAGGAGTCGGTATTTTTGATAAAATGAACGGCGTTGGCGCTCATGAGGTAATTATCGAGACGCCTGATCATATGAAAGACCTTGCCGATTTAGAGTTTGAGGATTTCAGGAATGTTTTGCGCGCCTTCCGTGAACGGATTATCGAATTGAAAAAAGACTCTCGCTTCAAATATATACTGGTATTTAAAAATCAGGGCGAGTTAGCGGGCGCCTCGCTGGAACATTCTCATTCACAACTAATCGCAACTCCTATTCTGCCAAAAAGAGTCATGGAAGAATTAAACGGCGCCAAGCGGTATTATGATTATAAAGAAAGATGTATCTACTGCGACATTATCAGGCAGGAATTAAACGACAATATTAGAATCGTTGCGGCCAATAACATGTTTATAGCGATAGAGCCATTTGCCTCACGTTTTCCGTTTGAGACATGGATAATGCCGCGTTTTCATGAATCCAACTTTGAAACGATAAGAGGCGAGGCAATAATAAGTTTGGTATCTTTGCTGAAAGAAACACTGCAAAAGCTTCGAACAGCTCTAAATGACCCCCCCTATAATTTAATGATACATACCGCACCGTTAGACAACTATTATCCAAAAGAATATCATTGGCACATTGAAATTATACCCAAGCTTGTGAAGGTTGCCGGTTTTGAATGGGGCACAGGTTTTTATATTAACCCGACAACACCTGAGGATGCCGCCCGGTTTTTAAATGAAGTTAAGCCTGTTTCGGTTTGA
- the glgA gene encoding glycogen synthase GlgA — MSSLQIAYISPEVVPFVKTGGLADVAGALPDALAKMGNTVKVFLPLYSSISKKKYGIKPLKSDIPITAVSSQETFDLYHSSEKTAGCEYYFIKMDKYFDRDDLYLSPETGKDYKDNDERFIAFSKAVLESIIALEWKPEIIHCNDWQSGLIPAIIKYIDYGAGYFKQTRTVFTIHNIAYQGLFPAKTFLKLDIEKTLFFPTSGFEYYGKISFLKVGLNFADVLTTVSKRYAKEIQSSEEYGCGMEGILRDRTNDLYGVLNGIDYDIWDPAADELIKANYQPDKLANKKKNKNALRKINKLPMVRRDVPLIGMISRFADQKGFDLLAEAADDIFELDIQMVILGSGDEKYEKIFAKLAKKYPKKLAVNVKFDNKLAHLIEAGSDMFLMPSRYEPCGLNQLYSLKYGTVPIVRETGGLADTITNCNPVKNTGNGFVFKDYDSSELLNVIKFAVEVYKSKKAWTDIMKRGMMQDFSWDSSAKKYMQIYKKALEK; from the coding sequence ATGAGTTCATTACAAATAGCATATATATCGCCTGAGGTTGTTCCTTTTGTTAAAACCGGCGGGCTTGCCGATGTAGCCGGAGCCTTGCCGGATGCATTAGCAAAAATGGGAAATACCGTTAAAGTATTTCTGCCATTATATTCATCCATCAGTAAAAAGAAATACGGAATAAAGCCCTTGAAATCCGATATTCCGATAACGGCCGTATCCAGTCAAGAGACATTCGATCTGTATCATAGCTCTGAAAAAACAGCCGGCTGCGAATATTATTTTATCAAGATGGATAAATATTTCGACCGAGATGATTTATATCTGTCGCCTGAAACCGGCAAGGACTATAAAGATAATGACGAAAGGTTCATTGCATTTTCCAAAGCGGTCTTGGAATCTATTATCGCTTTAGAATGGAAACCGGAAATAATTCACTGCAACGACTGGCAGTCCGGTTTGATTCCCGCAATAATAAAATATATTGATTACGGCGCCGGTTATTTTAAACAAACTCGAACGGTTTTTACAATTCATAATATAGCCTATCAAGGGCTATTCCCTGCCAAGACGTTCCTCAAACTCGATATAGAAAAGACATTATTTTTCCCCACCAGCGGGTTTGAATATTATGGCAAAATCAGCTTTTTAAAAGTCGGGCTTAATTTCGCTGATGTTTTAACAACTGTATCAAAACGATATGCCAAGGAGATTCAATCATCCGAGGAATACGGCTGCGGTATGGAGGGAATTTTACGCGACCGCACTAATGATCTTTATGGCGTTCTTAACGGGATAGATTACGATATCTGGGACCCAGCAGCGGATGAGCTGATAAAAGCAAACTACCAGCCTGATAAGCTCGCCAACAAAAAGAAGAATAAGAACGCTTTGAGAAAAATAAACAAGCTGCCGATGGTGCGTCGGGATGTTCCTCTTATCGGTATGATATCCCGCTTTGCAGACCAGAAGGGATTCGATTTGCTCGCTGAGGCAGCCGATGACATTTTCGAGCTTGATATACAGATGGTTATTCTTGGCTCCGGCGATGAGAAATATGAAAAGATATTTGCTAAACTTGCGAAAAAATATCCTAAAAAGCTGGCGGTTAATGTAAAATTCGATAATAAACTGGCACATCTTATCGAGGCTGGTTCTGATATGTTTTTGATGCCCTCTCGCTATGAGCCATGCGGCTTAAATCAGCTTTACAGTTTAAAATACGGAACCGTGCCGATTGTGAGAGAAACCGGCGGCTTAGCTGATACAATAACCAACTGCAACCCGGTTAAAAATACCGGCAATGGTTTTGTGTTTAAAGACTACGACAGCAGTGAATTGCTTAATGTCATTAAATTTGCCGTGGAGGTTTACAAGAGTAAAAAAGCCTGGACCGATATTATGAAGCGGGGCATGATGCAGGATTTCTCATGGGACAGCTCAGCGAAAAAGTATATGCAGATATACAAGAAAGCGTTAGAGAAATAG